The proteins below are encoded in one region of Silene latifolia isolate original U9 population chromosome 2, ASM4854445v1, whole genome shotgun sequence:
- the LOC141630854 gene encoding uncharacterized protein LOC141630854, with amino-acid sequence MALAKDRHQTSSTRSFYENMLEVESLVEFPHISPYEFDDYDHQQQQKHDEVSFESPNSHNKLMISTNQVMISNSPAISTSSSANSSNNGLNIHHQASNYHLHPQEEANSLINFKSEYRSFMDSNQGSLLNFQNEDQLPPENYNKSSHPINHHYPIWEGSSSISSIDHHHQQSQLKEMNNCTSNKHLLEEVNHLRTSISDYNQDSSANDWVYAEESATKQTSFNKRPYMEKEKAQASKKQCRASASKKPAKLKSISTLKDPQSVAAKNRRERISERLKILQDLVPNGSKVDMVTMLEKAIGYVKFLQLQVKVLATDEFWPAAGGKAPDISQVKEAIDAILSSQRSSEGTTSLAQRNGQALESEAK; translated from the exons ATGGCCCTTGCAAAAGATCGTCACCAAACCTCCTCTACTAGGTCTTTCTATGAAAACATGCTTGAAGTCGAATCGTTGGTTGAATTCCCACATATTTCCCCTTATGAATTTGATGACTAtgatcatcaacaacaacaaaaacacgaTGAGGTTAGTTTTGAAAGCCCTAATAGTCATAATAAGCTCATGATTAGCACTAATCAAGTTATGATTAGCAATTCTCCGGCCATTTCTACCTCAAGTAGTGCAAATTCTAGCAACAATGGCTTAAATATTCATCATCAAGCCTCAAATTATCACCTTCACCCTCAAGAAGAAGCTAATTCCTTGATTAACTTCAAATCCGAGTATAGAAGCTTCATGGATAGTAATCAAGGATCTTTACTTAACTTCCAAAATGAAGATCAATTACCGCCTGAAAATTATAATAAATCAAGTCACCCTATTAACCATCACTACCCAATTTGGGAGGGTAGCTCTAGTATAAGTAGTATAGATCACCATCATCAACAAAGTCAGCTCAAGGAAATGAACAATTGCACCTCTAATAAACACCTTTTAGAAGAAGTTAATCACTTGAGAACGTCAATTAGTGATTATAATCAAGATTCATCCGCTAATGATTGGGTTTATGCCGAGGAATCAGCAACAAAACAAACAAGCTTCAATAAGAGACCTTATATG GAAAAAGAGAAAGCACAAGCCTCTAAGAAGCAATGTAGAGCGAGTGCCTCAAAGAAGCCTGCGAAGCTCAAGTCGATATCCACATTAAAGGATCCCCAAAGTGTCGCGGCTAAG AATCGACGAGAGCGGATTAGCGAGAGACTTAAGATACTCCAAGATCTTGTTCCCAATGGTTCTAAG GTTGATATGGTGACAATGTTAGAGAAAGCAATTGGCTATGTCAAATTCCTTCAATTGCAAGTGAAG GTATTGGCAACCGACGAATTTTGGCCTGCGGCTGGTGGTAAAGCACCCGATATCTCTCAAGTGAAGGAAGCCATTGATGCAATACTTTCCTCCCAAAGGTCATCAGAAGGAACAACAAGTTTAGCTCAAAGGAATGGTCAAGCCCTAGAAAGTGAAGCAAAATAA